The DNA window CCTGAAGGACGCGATCAACACGGTCTGGGAGGTCGAGGTCAAGCCGACCCGCAGCATCGGCGCGTTCCTGCGCAAGTACATCTTCTCGGTCATGGTGCTCCTCGGGACCGGCTTCCTCCTCCTCGTGTCCCTCGCGGTGAGCACGCTTCTCAGCGTGCTGGGGGATACGCTCGACCGCTATCTCCCGGGAGGCGAGGGGCTCTGGGCCGCAGTCGACGTCCTCTTCTCCCTGGCGGTGATCACCTTCCTCTTCGCGCTCCTCTACAAGTACATCCCGGACGCGAAGGTCGCGTGGAAGGACGCGATCGTGGGAGGGATCGTCACGTCCTTCCTCTTCAACGTGGGCGAGTACCTGATCGGGTTCTATCTGGGGCGCACGAACGTGGGCTCCGCCTTCGGCGCGGCGGGCTCTCTCGTCGTGCTCCTCGTGTGGGTCTACTACTCGTCCATGATCTTCTTCTTCGGGGCCGAGTTCACGAAGGCGTTCGCGTCGGAGTACGGGTCCAGCATCATCCCCGACGAGGACGCCCGGCCGGTCACCGAGGAGGCGCGCCGGCAGCAGGGCATCCCCCATCACCCGCCTGCCGGTGCGGATTCGGGGTAGTCCCGGGGGCGTTCTTGTGCCTAAGATGCCGCCGTCGTCCTGTGGCAGGGAAGGGGTTCGTACCAGGGAGGTGGCGGCATGGCACGGGAAGGAAGCTCGCGCGCGGTACCCCTCAAGCAGCTGATCGGAATCCCCCTCAACGTCCTGATGTTCCTTCTCCTCATGGTCATGGGGTGGGTAAGCTGGGCGGGGTTCTTCGAGCACCCCGTCCGCGTCGGCGTCGTGGTGATCCATCTCCTCATGCTGCCCGTCATGACCCTCTGCACCGCGGGGAGGAGCAAGGGGACGAAGCACGCGCCGGACTGGAAGCCGTTCTTTCCGCTCCTCATGTTCCATTCGCTCTTCACCGCGTGGGTGATGCCGTACATGGACGCGCGGAACCTCTGGGTGCTCCCCGGA is part of the Candidatus Eisenbacteria bacterium genome and encodes:
- a CDS encoding YihY/virulence factor BrkB family protein translates to MRRLLHLLAVAARSWDEDKAPRLGAALAYYTIFSIPPLLILLMGVASLVFNGEVVQGRFLRTLEDLVGSQGAAAIRDILASPRTEKPGVLATVIGTATLLISASAVFGHLKDAINTVWEVEVKPTRSIGAFLRKYIFSVMVLLGTGFLLLVSLAVSTLLSVLGDTLDRYLPGGEGLWAAVDVLFSLAVITFLFALLYKYIPDAKVAWKDAIVGGIVTSFLFNVGEYLIGFYLGRTNVGSAFGAAGSLVVLLVWVYYSSMIFFFGAEFTKAFASEYGSSIIPDEDARPVTEEARRQQGIPHHPPAGADSG